From Rutidosis leptorrhynchoides isolate AG116_Rl617_1_P2 chromosome 3, CSIRO_AGI_Rlap_v1, whole genome shotgun sequence, a single genomic window includes:
- the LOC139900054 gene encoding pentatricopeptide repeat-containing protein At5g56310-like — protein sequence MFRRSFIGKCLPPSAQSTVRRNHTQPGRPHLSLLADKCTSMRELQQIHAQMLVSATIHDNFAASRLLSFSALSVHGDLIYASKLLHSIHQPNMFMWNTLIRGLAISLKPHKAVLLYIKMRNLGVTPGKHTFPFILKACTNLHSVRLCKQVHTQVVKVGLDIDLHVVNNLMRAYSVCSGLEHARQVFDEFPERNVNVWTTMVCGYEQNDRAEDALVLFNRMVDEGFEPSGPCLSSVLSACAQTGRLDMGEKIHRYIKDKGFDIGVILGTALVNMYAKNGALLLARSCFDNMAQKNIITWNAMISGLAVHGHAKEAIELFRELNKHDVIPNDSTFVGVLSACCHAGMLDFGRKIFNSMKTVYKIEPKIQHYGCMVDLLGRGGRVLEAEELLNGMPWKADFKILGALLSACGSHCNIEVAERVVKEMVLLEPDNHGVYVVLSNMYADAGRWEDVSRLRKIMKDGSLKKTPGWSLADSDNNKIHWISNDDEYVTLKS from the coding sequence ATGTTCCGGCGATCGTTCATCGGAAAATGCCTACCACCGTCGGCACAATCCACCGTTAGACGTAACCACACACAACCAGGACGACCACACTTATCTCTACTCGCTGACAAATGCACCTCCATGCGTGAACTCCAACAAATTCACGCTCAAATGCTCGTATCTGCCACCATCCACGACAACTTTGCTGCTAGCCGTTTACTATCTTTCTCAGCTCTTTCCGTACACGGCGACCTCATTTATGCTTCCAAATTGCTACACAGTATACATCAACCAAACATGTTTATGTGGAACACACTCATTAGAGGCCTAGCGATTAGCCTGAAACCACATAAAGCAGTTTTGTTGTATATAAAGATGCGTAATTTAGGCGTTACACCGGGGAAACATACGTTTCCGTTTATTTTGAAGGCGTGCACGAACTTACATTCAGTTAGGTTATGCAAACAAGTACATACACAAGTTGTTAAAGTAGGGTTGGATATTGATTTGCATGTTGTGAATAATCTGATGAGAGCGTACTCTGTTTGTTCGGGTTTGGAGCATGCACGCCAAGTGTTTGATGAATTTCCTGAACGAAATGTTAATGTTTGGACCACGATGGTCTGTGGTTACGAGCAAAATGATCGTGCAGAAGATGCGTTGGTGCTGTTTAACCGAATGGTTGATGAAGGGTTTGAACCAAGTGGACCGTGTCTTTCGTCTGTGTTGTCAGCTTGTGCACAAACAGGGCGTTTGGATATGGGAGAGAAGATACATAGATACATAAAAGATAAAGGATTTGATATTGGTGTTATTCTTGGAACTGCTTTGGTGAATATGTACGCGAAAAATGGAGCACTTTTATTGGCTAGAAGTTGCTTCGATAACATGGCGCAGAAGAATATTATAACATGGAATGCAATGATATCAGGATTAGCAGTTCATGGTCATGCGAAAGAAGCAATTGAATTATTTCGAGAGCTAAATAAACATGATGTGATTCCAAACGATAGTACGTTTGTTGGAGTTTTATCGGCTTGCTGCCACGCTGGAATGCTTGATTTTGGTCGTAAGATATTCAACTCAATGAAGACTGTTTATAAAATTGAGCCGAAAATACAGCATTACGGATGTATGGTTGACCTTTTGGGTCGAGGTGGGAGAGTATTGGAAGCTGAAGAATTGTTAAATGGGATGCCATGGAAAGCTGATTTTAAAATTTTGGGAGCATTGTTGAGTGCTTGTGGTAGTCATTGTAATATTGAGGTTGCAGAAAGAGTTGTGAAGGAGATGGTTTTATTGGAGCCGGATAATCATGGAGTTTATGTTGTTTTGTCAAATATGTATGCAGATGCTGGGCGATGGGAGGATGTTTCGAGGTTAAGAAAGATAATGAAAGATGGGAGTTTGAAGAAAACTCCTGGGTGGAGTCTtgctgatagtgataataataagattcATTGGATTTCAAATGATGATGAATATGTAACCTTAAAGAGTTAA
- the LOC139896253 gene encoding F-box/kelch-repeat protein At3g27150-like — MSKGKERLTEESDKQDDDGKNVTANGYLVDLDRPKSTKVKLEDAERSTSTYIPSLDYELENLILARFPRSEYWKISFVNRRFAGLVKSSEIFKIRRDIGFNEPSVLMLASGENCWWAFDKGFGSLRRLPVLPSDICFASGDKESFCAGTHLLVSGREIFGHTIWRFELAMNKWYKGPEMLYPRCLFASATCGSFAYVAGGVHVVGGPVSGTQPVLSSVEKYDPDSRTWTPLPRMIKPRKLCSGCYIDNRFYVIGGRNNDGELTCGEFFDEEKRQWSLIPEMLKDNPVLNCYSPPLIAVVNNELYSIEATSNTLKVYLKNSNSWKQMGSVPVRADYNRGWGVAFKSFGDKLLVIGASTSLSSRSSMAIYTCSPNPGSDNLPEWELVDNGKICLSHFIMNCSVMVA; from the coding sequence ATGTCGAAAGGTAAGGAGAGGCTGACCGAAGAATCAGACAAACAGGATGATGATGGTAAAAATGTGACTGCAAATGGATATTTGGTCGATTTAGATaggccaaagtcaacaaaagtcaaacttgaaGATGCAGAGCGCTCTACTAGTACTTACATTCCTTCACTCGATTATGAGTTGGAGAATTTAATCTTAGCTAGATTTCCTAGATCAGAATATTGGAAAATATCATTTGTTAATAGACGGTTCGCGGGCTTAGTGAAATCTAGTGAGATTTTTAAAATAAGACGTGATATCGGGTTCAATGAGCCTTCGGTTTTAATGCTCGCGAGCGGTGAAAATTGTTGGTGGGCTTTCGATAAAGGGTTCGGGTCACTTAGACGACTTCCGGTTCTTCCTTCTGATATTTGTTTCGCCTCAGGAGATAAAGAATCATTTTGTGCTGGGACCCATTTACTCGTATCGGGTCGAGAAATCTTTGGTCATACTATTTGGAGATTTGAATTAGCAATGAATAAATGGTACAAAGGCCCTGAAATGCTTTACCCTAGATGCTTGTTTGCTTCCGCAACTTGTGGGAGCTTCGCTTATGTGGCGGGTGGGGTTCACGTGGTTGGTGGCCCTGTAAGTGGGACGCAACCCGTGCTTAGTAGTGTTGAGAAATATGACCCAGATTCGCGGACGTGGACCCCACTTCCGAGAATGATTAAGCCACGTAAGCTGTGTTCCGGGTGTTACATTGACAATAGGTTTTATGTAATTGGTGGAAGAAATAATGACGGCGAGTTGACGTGTGGAGAGTTTTTCGATGAAGAAAAAAGGCAATGGAGTTTGATTCCGGAGATGTTGAAAGATAATCCTGTACTTAATTGTTACTCGCCACCATTAATCGCTGTGGTTAATAACGAGCTTTATTCAATTGAAGCGACTTCGAATACGTTAAAAGTTTACTTAAAAAACAGCAATAGTTGGAAGCAGATGGGTTCGGTTCCTGTGAGGGCGGATTACAATAGAGGTTGGGGGGTTGCATTTAAGTCGTTTGGTGATAAGTTGCTAGTTATAGGGGCGTCGACAAGCTTGTCTTCTAGAAGCTCGATGGCTATTTATACGTGTAGCCCGAATCCGGGATCTGATAACTTGCCGGAATGGGAGTTAGTTGACAATGGCAAGATTTGTTTGAGTCATTTTATAATGAATTGCTCTGTTATGGTAGCTTGA
- the LOC139896250 gene encoding sulfite oxidase-like isoform X3 has translation MGGKHVEFVSVDRCKEENGGPYKASIPLSQATNPDADVLLAYEMNGETLNRDHGYPLRVVVPGVIGARSVKWLDSININSQVCQGFFMQKDYKMFPPSVNWDNTDWSTRRQQMDFPVQSAICSLEDVNVGMNGKITIKGYAVSGGGRGIERVDISTNGGKTWKEASRYQKPGSPYIADEETSDKWAWVLFKAEADIHSNAEIVAKAIDTAANVQPEKVEDIWNLRGILNTSWHRVHVQARHSNM, from the exons ATGGGTGGAAAACATGTTGAATTTGTGAGCGTTGACAGGTGTAAG GAGGAGAATGGTGGTCCCTACAAGGCATCGATTCCATTAAGTCAGGCAACAAATCCCGATGCTGATGTTTTGCTTGCTTATGAAATGAATGGAGAG ACTCTCAACAGGGATCACGGGTATCCATTGAGAGTAGTTGTCCCAGGGGTTATTGGAGCTCGTTCTGTGAAATGGTTGGATAGCATAAATATCAACTCCCAAGTTTGCCAG GGTTTTTTCATGCAAAAAGACTACAAAATGTTTCCACCTTCAGTAAATTGGGACAACACCGATTGGTCTACCAGAAGACAACAAATGGATTTCCCCGTCCAG AGTGCAATATGCTCCTTGGAGGACGTGAATGTTGGAATGAATGGAAAG ATAACTATAAAAGGATATGCAGTTTCAGGAGGTGGGCGTGGAATTGAGCGAGTTGATATATCAACTAACGGGGGTAAAACCTGGAAAGAGGCATCTAGATACCAAAAGCCAGGCAGTCCATACATAGCCGATGAAGAAACAAGCGATAAATGGGCTTGGGTACTTTTTAAAGCTGAGGCTGATATACATTCAAATGCAGAGATAGTTGCCAAAGCA ATAGACACAGCTGCGAATGTCCAACCTGAAAAGGTTGAAGACATCTGGAACTTGAGAGGAATTCTAAACACATCATGGCATCGTGTTCATGTGCAAGCTAGGCATTCCAACATGTAA
- the LOC139896252 gene encoding SWI/SNF complex component SNF12 homolog yields the protein MSVNNNKMSNPSDHPQSQSHPQQSISGQFQLSQFAASHAHAQAIAQAQSKVQAKAAAHAQANHAQFQAQLQAQGLVINQSHGPLVTANSSSFSGNASAKRAAPKPVGRPPGVLNSNTMSHKKKQKLPEKLLQERVAAILPSSALYTQLLEFESRVDTAIMRKKIDIQEAIKKPPFVQKTLRIYVFNTFVNQVQTIPKKPNAEVPTWTMKIIGRILEDGMDVDQAALMSKPNPMYPKFSSFFNRVTISLDQRLYPDNHMIVWDSSRTPTAHEGFEVKRKGDKEFNVNIRLEMNYSPEKFKLSTPLMEVLGVEVDTRARIISSIWQYIKARKLQNADDPSYFNCDPPLKKLFGEEKVKFSMVSQKISNHLSPPQPIHLEHKIKLSGNNPAGSACYDVLVDVPLLVQKELNVLLAKTEKNKEIEACDEAICATIRKINEHRKRRAFFLGFSESPVEFIDALIESQGRDLKLLTGDAVRNAEKESQAEFYNQPWVEDAVIRYINHRPARNANAST from the exons ATGTCTGTAAACAACAATAAAATGTCAAACCCTAGTGACCATCCCCAGTCACAGTCCCACCCTCAACAATCGATATCAGGCCAGTTTCAGCTCTCACAGTTTGCAGCATCTCACGCGCATGCTCAAGCGATCGCGCAAGCCCAATCGAAAGTGCAAGCGAAAGCTGCAGCTCATGCTCAAGCTAACCATGCACAATTTCAAGCACAGCTTCAGGCTCAAGGACTTGTTATTAACCAATCACATGGACCGTTAGTTACTGCTAATTCATCCTCTTTTTCGGGCAATGCGAGTGCCAAACGTGCAGCTCCAAAACCGGTTGGACGGCCACCTGGAGTGCTGAATTCTAATACCATGTCCCATAAAAAGAAGCAGAAGCTTCCGGAAAAGTTGTTACAAGAACGAGTGGCTGCAATTCTGCCATCGTCTGCTTTATACACACAACTTCTAGAGTTTGAGTCGCGTGTTGATACTGCAATAATGAGAAAAAAGATAGATATCCAAGAAGCTATTAAAAAACCGCCTTTCGTGCAGAAAACTCTAAGAATATATGTTTTTAATACGTTTGTGAATCAAGTTCAAACAATTCCAAAAAAGCCTAATGCTGAGGTGCCTACTTGGACAATGAAAATAATAGGGAGAATATTGGAAGATGGAATGGACGTTGACCAGGCTGCATTGATGTCGAAACCAAACCCTATGTACCCGAAGTTTTCGTCCTTTTTCAATAGAGTTACTATATCGTTGGATCAAAGATTGTATCCCGATAACCATATGATTGTGTGGGATAGTTCTAGAACACCAACAGCTCATGAAGGGTTTGAGGTGAAAAGGAAAGGTGATAAGGAATTTAATGTGAATATACGGTTGGAAATGAATTATTCGCCTGAAAAATTTAAGCTTTCGACTCCATTAATGGAAGTTCTTGGAGTTGAAGTTGATACTCGTGCTAGAATTATTTCAAGCATCTGGCAATACATAAAAGCTAGGAAATTGCAGAATGCAGATGATCCTTCTTATTTCAATTGTGATCCACCTTTAAAAAAACTATTTGGTGAAGAAAAAGTGAAATTTTCAATGGTGTCTCAGAAGATTTCGAACCATTTATCTCCACCACAACCTATACATTTGGAGCATAAGATCAAGCTTTCGGGAAATAATCCAGCTGGCAGTGCTTGTTATGATGTGCTTGTGGATGTGCCACTTTTAGTACAAAAGGAATTGAATGTTTTATTGGCAAAAACTGAGAAAAATAAAGAGATTGAAGCATGTGATGAAGCAATATGTGCAACAATAAGAAAAATAAACGAGCATCGTAAAAGACGGGCGTTTTTTCTTGGATTTAGTGAGTCACCTGTTGAGTTTATCGATGCTTTGATTGAATCTCAAGGCAGAGATCTGAAGCTGCTGACAGGAGATGCAGTTCGTAACGCTGAAAAAGAGAGCCAGGCTGAATTCTATAACCAACCCTG GGTTGAAGATGCAGTTATCCGTTATATAAACCACAGACCAGCTAGAAACGCGAATGCAAGCACATAA
- the LOC139896250 gene encoding sulfite oxidase-like isoform X2, producing the protein MSKTRTVRGVGWDCAALGNAIWGGAKLADVLELVGIPKLTSATPMGGKHVEFVSVDRCKEENGGPYKASIPLSQATNPDADVLLAYEMNGETLNRDHGYPLRVVVPGVIGARSVKWLDSININSQVCQGFFMQKDYKMFPPSVNWDNTDWSTRRQQMDFPVQSAICSLEDVNVGMNGKITIKGYAVSGGGRGIERVDISTNGGKTWKEASRYQKPGSPYIADEETSDKWAWVLFKAEADIHSNAEIVAKAIDTAANVQPEKVEDIWNLRGILNTSWHRVHVQARHSNM; encoded by the exons ATGAGCAAAACCAGGACTGTAAGAGGAGTTGGGTGGGATTGTGCCGCCTTAGGAAAT GCAATTTGGGGTGGAGCGAAACTTGCAGATGTTCTTGAACTAGTTGGTATACCCAAATTAACAAGTGCCACGCCAATGGGTGGAAAACATGTTGAATTTGTGAGCGTTGACAGGTGTAAG GAGGAGAATGGTGGTCCCTACAAGGCATCGATTCCATTAAGTCAGGCAACAAATCCCGATGCTGATGTTTTGCTTGCTTATGAAATGAATGGAGAG ACTCTCAACAGGGATCACGGGTATCCATTGAGAGTAGTTGTCCCAGGGGTTATTGGAGCTCGTTCTGTGAAATGGTTGGATAGCATAAATATCAACTCCCAAGTTTGCCAG GGTTTTTTCATGCAAAAAGACTACAAAATGTTTCCACCTTCAGTAAATTGGGACAACACCGATTGGTCTACCAGAAGACAACAAATGGATTTCCCCGTCCAG AGTGCAATATGCTCCTTGGAGGACGTGAATGTTGGAATGAATGGAAAG ATAACTATAAAAGGATATGCAGTTTCAGGAGGTGGGCGTGGAATTGAGCGAGTTGATATATCAACTAACGGGGGTAAAACCTGGAAAGAGGCATCTAGATACCAAAAGCCAGGCAGTCCATACATAGCCGATGAAGAAACAAGCGATAAATGGGCTTGGGTACTTTTTAAAGCTGAGGCTGATATACATTCAAATGCAGAGATAGTTGCCAAAGCA ATAGACACAGCTGCGAATGTCCAACCTGAAAAGGTTGAAGACATCTGGAACTTGAGAGGAATTCTAAACACATCATGGCATCGTGTTCATGTGCAAGCTAGGCATTCCAACATGTAA
- the LOC139896250 gene encoding sulfite oxidase-like isoform X1: MGSLRIERAILKDIMSLPKYTVTASLQCAGNRRTAMSKTRTVRGVGWDCAALGNAIWGGAKLADVLELVGIPKLTSATPMGGKHVEFVSVDRCKEENGGPYKASIPLSQATNPDADVLLAYEMNGETLNRDHGYPLRVVVPGVIGARSVKWLDSININSQVCQGFFMQKDYKMFPPSVNWDNTDWSTRRQQMDFPVQSAICSLEDVNVGMNGKITIKGYAVSGGGRGIERVDISTNGGKTWKEASRYQKPGSPYIADEETSDKWAWVLFKAEADIHSNAEIVAKAIDTAANVQPEKVEDIWNLRGILNTSWHRVHVQARHSNM; encoded by the exons ATGGGCTCATTGAGAATCGAAAGAGCTATCTTGAAAGATATTAT GAGTCTTCCAAAGTATACTGTAACTGCTAGTTTACAG TGTGCTGGTAATAGAAGAACTGCAATGAGCAAAACCAGGACTGTAAGAGGAGTTGGGTGGGATTGTGCCGCCTTAGGAAAT GCAATTTGGGGTGGAGCGAAACTTGCAGATGTTCTTGAACTAGTTGGTATACCCAAATTAACAAGTGCCACGCCAATGGGTGGAAAACATGTTGAATTTGTGAGCGTTGACAGGTGTAAG GAGGAGAATGGTGGTCCCTACAAGGCATCGATTCCATTAAGTCAGGCAACAAATCCCGATGCTGATGTTTTGCTTGCTTATGAAATGAATGGAGAG ACTCTCAACAGGGATCACGGGTATCCATTGAGAGTAGTTGTCCCAGGGGTTATTGGAGCTCGTTCTGTGAAATGGTTGGATAGCATAAATATCAACTCCCAAGTTTGCCAG GGTTTTTTCATGCAAAAAGACTACAAAATGTTTCCACCTTCAGTAAATTGGGACAACACCGATTGGTCTACCAGAAGACAACAAATGGATTTCCCCGTCCAG AGTGCAATATGCTCCTTGGAGGACGTGAATGTTGGAATGAATGGAAAG ATAACTATAAAAGGATATGCAGTTTCAGGAGGTGGGCGTGGAATTGAGCGAGTTGATATATCAACTAACGGGGGTAAAACCTGGAAAGAGGCATCTAGATACCAAAAGCCAGGCAGTCCATACATAGCCGATGAAGAAACAAGCGATAAATGGGCTTGGGTACTTTTTAAAGCTGAGGCTGATATACATTCAAATGCAGAGATAGTTGCCAAAGCA ATAGACACAGCTGCGAATGTCCAACCTGAAAAGGTTGAAGACATCTGGAACTTGAGAGGAATTCTAAACACATCATGGCATCGTGTTCATGTGCAAGCTAGGCATTCCAACATGTAA